The sequence AGTTGAATTCTAAATTGGAACCTTTCCTCATACCTGTAATGCGCTTGTTAGGATCAAAAACAAGCATTTTTTCCAGTAGATCGGCAGCCCCAGCAGACACATTAGGAAACCTAAGTGTGAAATTCTGCTTTCTGTATTGTGGAAGCTGCCTAACATATCTTCGAGCATTATCACTTCGGAGAAAACCAAGGCTAGCATCATCAGGTGAACCTATTAACTttggacaaaaagaaaaagtatgcTTGTATGACTTTACTAGTAACAACAGATTGAAAAGAATTAATAGAACTTTACTTTAAACCATAAaatatacattaaaaaaaacaacataagcagaaatttgaaaaagaaaaggcgaTTCTTGCAATATGCAATAAACCAATCTTTTTCCCTCTACAAATTAACAAGACAAAAAGACTTGCCACCAGGAACCTGATGCACACCAGATgacatttttccttttatttccAAATGATGCACCTATAAGTAAACCATTgatctaaaataattaagtaacGACCAATCAACAAGCCACATGTCTCGCTGTAACATCATGCCTATCCATAAATACAACCAGTCCATTCAGATCATGTTTGGCCAGAGATAAAAcaattgttttactttttgaGCAAGATAAAACAATTGTTCAGAAGCTATCATGAAAATAGGTTTTTTTCCCTATGAAGAGAGAAAACAGAAGAAGGAAGaacaaatttctattttatcctTAAGAGGAGCAGGAAACACAATAAACCAGTTGTCTCCTTCGACCTAGTAAGAGCTATTAACATATTAACTCCAAACATCATACCTCTGTAATAAGCCTTAGCTGATGAACATAATCTTTCCCAGGAAACAAAGGTTCTCTAGTCACTATTTCACCAAGGATGCAACCAACAGACCAAATATCAATTGCAGCAGTGTACTCTGAACAATTAAGGAGCAACTCAGGTGCTCGGTACCAACGAGTTACAACATACTCGGTCATGAAATCTGTTTCAGATGTTGTCCTTGCCAATCCAAAATCTCCAATTTTGAGATCGCAATTAGCATTGAGAAGCAGATTGCTAGGCTTTAGATCACGATGCAGGACATGGGCTGAATGCACATATTTCAATCCTCGTAACAATTGATACAAGAAGTACTGTAAAGGTTTCATTGAGAATCTATCAGTCCCAAATGCAATTTCAAACTCAATATTTGTACCAACTGTCAAAGCTATCATGATTTATTAACTTGTGGGAATCAAACCTGACAATGGTCATCGGTCAGTGGTTGATCAGAACGAATAATGTGATGAAGATCAGTATCCATCAATTCATAAACAATATACACATCATTGAAAGCCTCCTTTTTTGGTGGTCGTATAATGTCCCTGATAGCAATAATCTGTGCAGTGGAAAGAAGTGAAATACTGAGCAAAATATAAGGGCCAGGAATGGAAAAAGTCTGAAACAGAACTGCCTCCAAACACAAAAATGAAGATAAATCAAAAAATCATACAAGGAAATGCATATAGAATATTCTAATGCAATTTTCAAGATCTCgtatataaatttcaattatggGTACATAGAAACTAGAAAGTATTCTAATTCAAATCACGGATTGGAAAAAGGTGCTTGAGCTGACATCCCATTTCAAGTGTCAAACTGTTGACTACTGCatataacaaataaatgcTTAGGAGCTAGGCCAGGCATCTTCTTTACTAATGTATAGCCATTTTGACCTGTATTCATATGATTTATATCAGGATAGTCCACAATTTTGTTTGCAtatattgaatttgattattaaAGAAATGACCATCGCAAAAACAAGAAGGAAAAACAGAAAGTgtataaaagttattataaTCTGAAAATTTGAGGCAAAAACTGAAACTTACATTTTCATGATCCATATGTCGAAGAAGCTTAATCTCTCTCAATGTTCTTTTGGCATCTACTCTGTTGTCAAACGCATTACCAATTTTCTTAATGGCAACTTCCTCCCGTGTCTCTGAATTCACAGCAGCACTGCATAGAGTGCATTTACATATTACTATTCTTTCTACTTCGCATTTCGACATCTAACAAACAAACTGAAGGGAATTGCTTCATGGAATTTCTTAGTGTGAGAAGAGCATTTATAAATGGTTTCTTAAACATAAGCACATGGCTACCCTATCACATCATGTTTCACTAAAATCAATATGGATCAGAAAATGATAAACAGGTGAATAATTAAGAAGGCAGCTCCTCTACACATGGGTTCACCACCAGAAAAGCaaatcaaacaagaaatatctGAAAAAACATCAAAATCCACTTCACcattaaagagaaaaacaataatCGAAAGATCAGAAAAGAGGttgttaaaaaaatgaaacacataaacatcaaaatacccaaaaataaaaactaaaccaaaagaacagaaaagaaaaagacacaagcttttaaagattaagaagaaaagaaaatattaccAGACAATGCCATAAGCGCCACGGCCAATGGGTCGAATAGGAGGAACATACTTACTAGAAACCTCAAACAAGTTACCATACGCATTATATTGAACATAACGACCTCCATGAGTTGGtactccttttattttattaccatga comes from Ricinus communis isolate WT05 ecotype wild-type chromosome 5, ASM1957865v1, whole genome shotgun sequence and encodes:
- the LOC8287426 gene encoding mitogen-activated protein kinase homolog MMK2, producing MATTSSKESSSSSTTEGGGGGHGNKIKGVPTHGGRYVQYNAYGNLFEVSSKYVPPIRPIGRGAYGIVCAAVNSETREEVAIKKIGNAFDNRVDAKRTLREIKLLRHMDHENIIAIRDIIRPPKKEAFNDVYIVYELMDTDLHHIIRSDQPLTDDHCQYFLYQLLRGLKYVHSAHVLHRDLKPSNLLLNANCDLKIGDFGLARTTSETDFMTEYVVTRWYRAPELLLNCSEYTAAIDIWSVGCILGEIVTREPLFPGKDYVHQLRLITELIGSPDDASLGFLRSDNARRYVRQLPQYRKQNFTLRFPNVSAGAADLLEKMLVFDPNKRITVEEALCHPYLSSLHDINDEPVCPRPFHFDFEHPSCTEEHIKDLIWRESMKFNPDPPTH